The following coding sequences lie in one Rutidosis leptorrhynchoides isolate AG116_Rl617_1_P2 chromosome 4, CSIRO_AGI_Rlap_v1, whole genome shotgun sequence genomic window:
- the LOC139841567 gene encoding uncharacterized protein — protein MPNRALHYIIKLSSIIRQVISSISGIIMQSPDTVCDEIMDSKKEDSTQGRLKEDIEKHPKITQWFPVLKRKTPETLSARRHSIPEIRECPSSDNNNNNKKLKFESYVFNTLFEKARENEEIITARHPEKKSRDVGDLTGCVVEGAEGTRWCLKFDSVSASKRCEKLYDKALGELIYETNGKTLLERAVDEYCPFHVELWIALAWLENYPDGAKSVLKKAHEKLPTHVQPALWTAEAKLEEAYNGNTDMVSKMIRMGINDLLHQHVVFDRKAWIKEAEAAERSGFVKTCNAVIDRTVKYGVKYQDQELTMLGDAQECKKRGSFETARAIYRVLTNTFGYDENLWIKAAQLEKDDGKLDLFDALLCKAVKRKPKSEVLWLMRANEKRFAGDLEAARKILEEAYAELPDSEEIWHAAFKLEYDNKELERARTFLAKLSANGGGTERMWMKSAIVERELHNVEGERRLINEGLKLFPWFFKLWLMLGQLEERLDRLGEAKDAYESGVRHCPNSTPLWLSLANIEERTSEYSRVKDVLKKARKRNPKNPELWVASVRAELRHGSIFQAQELYSMATDECGDNIGILWVASIELAPIQQRYHVSHDIALKKCGDDPHIMAVIGKICWENKNVDEARSWLNRAVTVAPDVGDFWGLLYRFELQHGTEDQQKEVLRKCIDAGPKHGDKWQPISKALENSHEPVEAILVKLVHALGQQEKLPLQQHL, from the exons ATGCCAAATCGCGCACTTCATTATATCATAAAACTGTCTTCGATTATTCGTCAAGTTATCTCTTCTATCTCAG GAATCATCATGCAATCTCCAGATACTGTGTGCGATGAGATCATGGATTCAAAAAAGGAAGATAGTACACAAGGTAGGTTGAAAGAGGATATTGAAAAGCATCCGAAAATTACTCAATGGTTTCCTGTTCTTAAGAGAAAGACACCTGAGACACTGTCTGCTAGACGGCATAGTATTCCCGAAATTAGGGAATGTCCttcaagtgataataataataataataaaaagttgaaATTTGAAAGTTATGTATTCAATACTTTATTTGAGAAAGCTAGGGAAAATGAAGAGATTATTACTGCAAGGCATCCGGAGAAGAAGAGTAGAGATGTAGGTGATTTGACTGGTTGTGTTGTTGAGGGTGCTGAAGGAACACGTTGGTGTTTGAAGTTTGATTCTGTTTCAG CTTCCAAGCGTTGTGAAAAGCTATATGATAAAGCGTTGGGTGAACTTATTTATGAAACAAATGGCAAGACATTGCTTGAAAGAGCCGTTGATGAGTATTGCCCATTCCATGTTGAATTGTGGATCGCGCTGGCTTGGTTAGAAAACTACCCCGATGGTGCAAAATCGGTGCTGAAAAAGGCACATGAAAAGCTTCCGACACACGTACAACCGGCACTTTGGACTGCAGAAGCCAAACTTGAAGAAGCTTATAATGGGAACACAGATATGGTTAGCAAAATGATAAGAATGGGTATTAATGATTTATTGCATCAACATGTGGTATTTGATCGAAAAGCTTGGATAAAAGAAGCTGAAGCTGCTGAACGATCGGGGTTTGTGAAAACATGTAACGCGGTAATTGATAGAACTGTCAAGTACGGTGTTAAATATCAAGACCAAGAACTGACCATGCTTGGTGATGCACAAGAATGCAAGAAAAGGGGTTCATTTGAAACTGCTAGAGCAATTTATAGGGTTTTGACTAATACGTTTGGTTACGATGaaaatttatggattaaagcagcaCAACTTGAGAAAGATGATGGGAAACTAGATTTGTTTGATGCTTTGCTTTGTAAAGCTGTCAAGCGCAAACCAAAATCTGAGGTTTTATGGTTGATGAGAGCTAACGAAAAGCGGTTTGCAGGTGATCTCGAAGCAGCCAGGAAGATTCTAGAAGAAGCGTATGCTGAACTTCCAGATTCTGAAGAAATTTGGCATGCCGCATTTAAACTTGAATATGATAACAAGGAGCTTGAGCGGGCCCGGACGTTTCTTGCAAAACTCTCTGCAAATGGAGGAGGAACAGAGAGAATGTGGATGAAGTCTGCAATCGTTGAACGAGAACTTCATAATGTTGAAGGAGAAAGACGGTTGATTAATGAAGGTTTGAAATTGTTTCCTTGGTTTTTTAAGTTGTGGTTGATGCTCGGTCAGCTTGAGGAACGGTTAGATCGTTTAGGTGAAGCGAAAGATGCGTACGAATCGGGTGTAAGGCATTGTCCAAATTCAACACCTCTTTGGCTTTCACTTGCGAATATCGAAGAAAGAACGAGCGAGTATAGTAGAGTTAAAGATGTGTTAAAAAAGGCACGAAAAAGGAACCCAAAGAATCCCGAACTATGGGTGGCTAGTGTTCGTGCAGAGTTAAGACACGGATCTATATTTCAAGCTCAGGAGTTGTATTCAATGGCTACTGATGAGTGCGGTGATAATATTGGTATACTATGGGTTGCTTCGATTGAGCTTGCTCCAATACAACAAAGGTATCACGTGAGTCATGATATTGCTTTAAAGAAGTGTGGAGATGACCCGCATATAATGGCTGTTATTGGTAAGATTTGTTGGGAGAATAAGAATGTGGATGAAGCACGAAGTTGGCTTAATCGGGCAGTTACGGTtgcaccagatgttggtgacttttgGGGTTTGCTTTATAGATTTGAATTACAACATGGAACTGAGGATCAGCAGAAGGAAGTTTTGAGGAAATGTATTGATGCAGGGCCGAAACACGGCGACAAGTGGCAGCCCATATCAAAGGCACTAGAGAATTCGCACGAACCGGTTGAAGCCATTTTGGTGAAACTGGTTCATGCACTTGGGCAACAAGAGAAACTACCTCTACAACAACATCTCTAA